In Chaetodon auriga isolate fChaAug3 chromosome 7, fChaAug3.hap1, whole genome shotgun sequence, a genomic segment contains:
- the LOC143323399 gene encoding extracellular calcium-sensing receptor-like, with product MLGGIFSFHSRWKDRQDTYMHKPLPLQCTSLNFRGVQFAQAMLFAIAEINNSTDLLPGISLGYKIYDACGSISRGVRVALALANGNEIVSSPPEASCARPSQVQAIMGVTSSSPCMAISTVIGPFHIPLISHFATCACLSDKTKFPSFLRTIPSDYYQSRALAQLVKHFGWTWVGAIRSNDDYGNNGMATFTETAQQLGICVEYSVSFFRTDPPDKVQKIVDIIKASTSTVIVAFLSHMDMDVLIHVLSHHNFTGYQWVGSEAWISDSHTAAMDSHHILDGAIGISIPKAHVGGMREFMLDVKSLSTSSNEMFTRFWETLFSCKFDQSKTATVNQSECTGNEDLTGVQNSFTDMSLMPIFYNVYKGVYAVAHALHSIAGCNKTCNNKGQLDSFTILQHIRKIRFKTKEGDEVYFNENGDPAAKYEIINWQPTENGIVDFVSVGLYDASLPAEKHLNVQNKTLIWAQNSQQVPLSVCNEKCPPGTRKVLQKGKPVCCYDCLRCAEGEISNITDSITCVRCDPEFWSNERRDACVKKEDEFLSYEEIMGALLTAASLLGTCLTAVVAFIFFRYRQTPIVRANNSELSFLLLFSLTLCFLCSLTFIGRPSEWSCMLRHTAFGITFVLCISCVLGKTIVVLMAFRATLPGSNVMKWFGPAQQRLSILGFTLVQVVICILWLTISPPFPFKNFEMFKDKIILECALGSAVGFWAVLGYIGLLAMLCFILAFLARKLPDSFNEAKFITFSMLIFCAVWISFIPAYVSSPGKFSVAVEIFAILASSFGLLICIFIPKCYIILLKPKKNTKKNMRGKGHQNHFD from the exons ATGCTGGGGGGAATCTTCTCTTTCCACAGCAggtggaaagacagacaggacaccTACATGCACAAACCGCTGCCACTGCAATGCACCAG CTTGAATTTCAGAGGGGTCCAGTTTGCCCAGGCTATGCTCTTTGCTATAGCGGAGATTAATAACAGCACAGACCTACTGCCTGGCATCTCTCTGGGTTACAAGATCTATGATGCCTGTGGGTCCATTTCCAGAGGAGTGAGGGTGGCACTGGCTTTGGCTAATGGTAATGAAATTGTATCTTCACCCCCTGAGGCATCGTGTGCCAGACCTTCCCAAGTACAAGCCATTATGGGAGTGACCTCTTCATCTCCTTGCATGGCTATATCTACTGTCATCGGACCCTTTCATATCCCACTG ATCAGCCACTTTGCTACTTGTGCTTGTCTCAGTGATAAAACCAAGTTTCCATCCTTCCTCAGAACAATACCCAGTGACTACTACCAGAGCAGAGCTCTGGCCCAGTTGGTCAAGCACTTTGGGTGGACTTGGGTTGGAGCCATCAGATCAAATGATGATTACGGCAATAATGGCATGGCCACATTTACAGAAACCGCCCAGCAGTTGGGCATCTGTGTGGAATACTCTGTATCTTTCTTTAGAACAGATCCACCAGACAAAGTACAAAAGATCGTTGACATTATCAAAGCTTCCACTTCCACGGTGATTGTTGCTTTCCTCTCCCACATGGATATGGATGTGCTCATACATGTGTTGTCTCACCACAACTTTACTGGGTACCAGTGGGTAGGCAGTGAAGCCTGGATCTCTGATTCCCATACTGCCGCAATGGATAGCCATCATATTCTGGATGGTGCCATTGGCATTTCTATCCCCAAAGCACATGTCGGTGGCATGAGAGAGTTCATGTTGGATGTGAAGTCACTCAGTACATCGAGTAATGAGATGTTCACAAGGTTTTGGGAGACATTATTTAGTTGTAAGTTCGACCAGTCGAAGACAGCAACCGTGAATCAGAGTGAATGTACTGGAAATGAAGATCTGACTGGAGtacaaaacagcttcactgaTATGTCTCTCATGCCAATCTTTTACAATGTCTATAAAGGAGTGTATGCTGTGGCCCATGCACTTCATAGTATCGCTGGctgtaataaaacatgtaaCAACAAGGGGCAGCTGGATTCATTTACT ATTTTACAGCACATAAGGAAGATTCGtttcaaaacaaaggaaggagatGAGGTGTACTTTAATGAGAATGGAGACCCAGCAGCAAAGTATGAAATTATAAACTGGCAGCCGACAGAAAATGGCATTGTCGATTTTGTCTCAGTTGGTCTTTATGATGCGTCTTTacctgcagaaaaacatttgaatgtgcAAAACAAGACTTTAATTTGGGCACAGAACTCACAACAG GTGCCTTTGTCAGTTTGCAATGAGAAATGTCCACCAGGAACTCGCAAGGTTCTGCAGAAAGGAAAGCCTGTCTGCTGCTATGACTGTTTAAGatgtgcagagggagaaataagCAACATTACAG attCCATCACATGTGTGAGATGTGACCCTGAGTTCTGgtcaaatgagagaagagatgcCTGTGTAAAAAAGGAGGACGAGTTTCTATCATATGAAGAGATTATGGGAGCTCTGCTCACTGCAGCCTCCCTACTTGGAACATGTCTGACTGCTGTTGTGGCGTTCATTTTCTTCAGATACAGGCAGACTCCTATCGTCAGGGCCaacaactctgagctgagcttcctgctgctcttctccttgactctgtgtttcctgtgttctctgACCTTCATCGGCCGGCCCTCTGAGTGGTCCTGCATGCTGCGACACACAGCGTTCGGCATCACCTTTgtcctctgcatctcttgtGTTCTGGGGAAAACAATAGTGGTGTTAATGGCCTTCAGGGCCACACTTCCAGGTagtaatgtgatgaaatggtTTGGGCCTGCTCAGCAGAGACTCAGCATACTGGGTTTCACTCTTGTCCAAGTTGTCATATGTATCCTCTGGTTAACaatttctcccccttttccatTTAAGAATTTTGAGATGTTTAAAGACAAAATCATCTTAGAGTGTGCTCTGGGCTCAGCTGTAGGGTTCTGGGCTGTACTTGGGTACATAGGACTTCTGGCCATGTTATGTTTTATTCTTGCCTTTCTGGCTCGGAAATTGCCTGACAGTTTCAATGAAGCCAAAttcatcaccttcagcatgctgatattctgtGCAGTATGGATCTCTTTCATCCCAGCATATGTCAGCTCCCCAGGGAAgttcagtgttgctgtggagaTATTTGCTATTCTGGCTTCAAGTTTTGGACTGctgatctgtatttttattccaaaatgttaCATTATCTTactgaaaccaaagaagaatACAAAGAAGAATATGAGGGGGAAGGGGCACCAAAATCATTTTGACTGA